A genomic region of Leptotrichia hofstadii contains the following coding sequences:
- a CDS encoding GNAT family N-acetyltransferase: protein MKIRRFEEKDAKKVSELIVETLRKTNIKDYSADLIENYVNNFHPENVLKRASWTHFYVAEEKGDIIGCGAIAPYWDKIDESSLFTIFISPESQGKGIGRKIIETLEKDEYFLRAKRIEVPASITAVPFYKKMGYSCKNGINKADDEGIVRMEKFR, encoded by the coding sequence ATGAAAATACGCAGATTTGAAGAAAAAGACGCTAAAAAAGTATCTGAATTGATTGTGGAAACATTGCGAAAAACAAATATAAAAGATTATTCTGCTGATTTAATAGAAAATTATGTAAATAATTTCCATCCTGAAAATGTCCTTAAAAGAGCTTCGTGGACACATTTTTATGTTGCCGAAGAAAAGGGCGATATTATTGGATGTGGAGCAATTGCACCATATTGGGATAAAATTGATGAAAGTTCTTTATTTACTATTTTTATCTCGCCTGAATCTCAAGGAAAGGGAATAGGACGAAAAATTATTGAAACATTGGAAAAAGATGAATATTTTTTAAGAGCCAAAAGAATCGAGGTACCTGCGTCCATTACGGCTGTTCCGTTTTATAAGAAAATGGGATATAGTTGCAAAAATGGAATAAACAAAGCAGATGATGAAGGAATTGTAAGAATGGAAAAATTTAGATAA
- a CDS encoding PTS system mannose/fructose/N-acetylgalactosamine-transporter subunit IIB — MELVLTRIDSRLIHGQVATSWVKATKPEAIFAVNDDVAEDKIRKSLLLQVAPEGVKSFVIPVEKAIAVYNNPKYEKTKVLLLVTNPADVVRLIEGGVDIKKVNVGGMTYKEGDKLISQAVAINKDDLEAFKKLDSMGVDLELRQLASSSPENLNAKLGSISFD, encoded by the coding sequence ATGGAATTAGTTTTAACAAGAATAGATTCAAGATTAATACACGGACAAGTTGCGACTTCATGGGTAAAAGCAACTAAACCAGAAGCAATTTTTGCTGTTAATGATGATGTAGCAGAAGATAAGATAAGAAAATCTCTTTTATTACAAGTGGCACCAGAAGGGGTAAAATCATTTGTAATCCCTGTAGAAAAAGCAATAGCAGTTTATAACAATCCTAAATATGAAAAAACAAAAGTTTTACTTTTAGTAACAAATCCAGCTGATGTAGTAAGATTAATTGAGGGTGGAGTGGATATTAAAAAAGTAAACGTTGGAGGAATGACTTATAAAGAAGGAGATAAGTTAATTTCACAAGCAGTTGCGATTAATAAAGATGATTTGGAAGCATTTAAGAAACTGGACAGCATGGGTGTAGATCTTGAATTAAGACAATTGGCTTCATCTTCACCAGAAAACCTTAACGCAAAATTAGGTTCTATCTCATTTGATTAA
- a CDS encoding DUF4825 domain-containing protein, with product MKNKKFEIIALLILCVIFTACGKSQNSNKNTYEYKTKYVGDNSKVMNILSNLKYPKKTSYNSVQILSEKEPYGVLVKLNINSGKIPEKNEFLKNSAVLFALIENLSFVKYEDVSNNKIIAEFTRDEIDNYLKAEVNKNTKEIGSNEKEFVKYLNK from the coding sequence ATGAAAAATAAAAAGTTTGAAATAATAGCTTTATTAATATTATGTGTTATTTTTACAGCATGTGGTAAATCACAAAATTCTAATAAAAATACTTATGAATATAAAACAAAATATGTGGGCGACAATTCTAAAGTAATGAATATTTTATCAAATTTAAAATATCCCAAGAAAACAAGTTATAATTCTGTACAAATTTTGTCGGAAAAAGAGCCTTATGGAGTACTTGTTAAATTAAATATAAATTCTGGAAAAATTCCTGAAAAAAATGAGTTTCTTAAAAATTCGGCTGTGTTATTTGCTTTAATTGAAAATTTATCATTTGTGAAATATGAAGATGTTTCAAATAATAAAATTATAGCCGAATTTACGAGAGATGAAATTGATAATTACTTGAAGGCTGAAGTGAATAAAAATACTAAAGAAATTGGAAGTAATGAAAAAGAATTTGTAAAATATTTGAATAAATAA
- a CDS encoding PTS system mannose/fructose/sorbose family transporter subunit IID — MAENIEKKLTDKDLKSMYWRSTTLLGSFNFERMQSMGFCVTMIPAIKRLYSKKEDQAAALKRHLEFFNTQPWIGSTIMGVTAAMEQEKANGVDIDDATISGIKVGLMGPLAGVGDPIFWGTIRIVLAALGASLAMNNGNLAGPIMFFLGINIARFLTRWYGLKYGYEKGTEIVGDMEGGVLQKLTQGASILGLFVMGSLVSKWTSINIPLVLSKYTNQAGEEVVITVQSILNDLLPGLLPLLLTFGCMHLLKKKVNPIWIIFGFFIIGIVGFWLGILK; from the coding sequence ATGGCAGAAAATATAGAAAAAAAATTAACTGATAAAGATTTGAAAAGCATGTACTGGAGATCTACAACTTTACTAGGGTCTTTCAACTTTGAAAGAATGCAGTCAATGGGATTCTGCGTAACAATGATTCCTGCAATAAAAAGACTATATTCTAAAAAGGAAGATCAGGCAGCGGCTCTTAAAAGACATTTGGAATTTTTTAACACTCAACCATGGATAGGTTCAACTATAATGGGAGTTACAGCCGCGATGGAACAAGAAAAGGCAAATGGTGTAGATATTGACGACGCAACTATAAGTGGGATAAAAGTAGGACTTATGGGACCGCTTGCTGGAGTAGGAGATCCTATTTTTTGGGGTACAATACGTATAGTATTAGCGGCTCTTGGAGCTTCTCTTGCAATGAATAATGGAAATTTAGCAGGACCAATAATGTTTTTCTTGGGAATAAATATAGCGAGATTTTTAACAAGATGGTATGGACTAAAATATGGATATGAAAAAGGGACAGAAATCGTTGGAGATATGGAAGGTGGAGTTCTTCAAAAATTAACTCAAGGAGCTTCTATATTGGGACTTTTCGTAATGGGATCATTAGTTTCAAAATGGACTTCAATAAACATTCCATTAGTGCTATCTAAATATACTAATCAGGCAGGAGAAGAAGTTGTAATTACAGTTCAAAGTATATTAAATGATTTATTACCTGGGTTATTACCATTATTACTTACATTTGGATGTATGCACTTGTTAAAGAAAAAAGTAAATCCTATTTGGATAATTTTCGGATTCTTTATAATAGGAATAGTAGGATTCTGGTTAGGAATTTTGAAATAA
- the pheT gene encoding phenylalanine--tRNA ligase subunit beta: protein MLISLNWLKQYIDLDGIEINEMENALTMIGQEVEKIEVLGENLENVVTAHIVEKEMHPDSDHLTICKVDNGKEILQVVCGASNHKTGDKVVLAQVGAKLAEDFVIKKGKIRGVESNGMLCSEEELNIGKDSDGIIILPQDTPAGIPMKEYLGINDTVFELEITPNRPDCLSHIGIARELGAYYGKEVKYPSFVINTESSEKTADNISVEIADSNLAKRYVARIIKNVTVKDSPKWLKERVESIGIRSINNIVDASNFVMMELNQPNHAFDLDKIEGGKIVVRAGLENEKLITLDEQERELNSDDIVISDGVKAIALGGVMGGENSQITENTKNILLEVANFNSQNVRKTSRRLTLSSDSSYRFERRVDEENAINVINRLANLIQEVAGGEILAGAVDNYPVPYEKKSAELNFERLNRFVGKVIPRETVIGILTRLEIEVVDNGETLTLTAPSYRDDLENEQDYFEEIIRMYGFDNIENILPKLDISEQPVIDTTKLSTQVKLIASNAGLKEVINYSFVPKDAMEKIKYTVAQEKLIDVLKPITEDFVTLRPTLLYSLIKNAKDNINRNVSNIRFFEVSRTFEKAEELAKEEVKLGIILAGENDKTLWNPKPVPYDFYDLKGIVEEIFTQLKFNNYMIKRSEQSQFHPGRSVDVFVGRELIGSFGEIHPDVLENFDLGKTSVLVGEFNIDLIQKYIGKKANYQGIVKYPAVPRDFAFVMKEEILVGDVLKTIQKVDKKIEKVELFDIYQGVGVLPGMKSVAISVVLRDKSKTLEEKEIVDISNKIVAKVEKDYGAVLRQ from the coding sequence ATGCTGATTTCGTTGAACTGGTTAAAGCAGTATATAGATTTAGATGGAATAGAAATAAATGAAATGGAGAATGCCCTTACTATGATTGGGCAGGAAGTGGAAAAAATCGAAGTGCTGGGGGAAAACTTGGAAAATGTTGTAACGGCACATATTGTTGAAAAGGAGATGCATCCTGATTCGGATCATTTGACGATTTGTAAAGTAGATAATGGGAAGGAAATTTTGCAGGTTGTATGTGGTGCGTCTAATCATAAGACTGGAGATAAGGTTGTTTTAGCACAGGTTGGAGCAAAACTGGCTGAAGACTTTGTTATTAAAAAAGGGAAGATAAGAGGTGTGGAATCAAATGGAATGCTTTGTTCAGAAGAAGAACTGAATATTGGTAAGGATTCTGACGGGATTATAATTTTACCTCAAGATACACCTGCTGGAATACCAATGAAGGAATATTTGGGAATTAATGATACTGTGTTTGAGCTGGAAATTACGCCAAATCGTCCTGATTGTTTATCGCATATTGGGATTGCAAGAGAACTGGGGGCTTATTACGGGAAGGAAGTTAAATATCCTAGTTTTGTGATAAATACTGAAAGTAGCGAAAAAACGGCTGACAATATTTCAGTTGAAATTGCAGACAGCAATTTGGCGAAAAGATATGTGGCTAGAATTATTAAAAATGTAACGGTTAAGGACAGTCCAAAATGGCTTAAGGAAAGAGTAGAATCTATTGGAATCAGAAGTATTAATAATATTGTAGATGCTTCAAATTTTGTGATGATGGAACTTAATCAGCCTAATCATGCTTTTGACCTTGATAAAATTGAAGGTGGAAAGATTGTTGTGAGAGCAGGGCTTGAAAACGAAAAACTGATTACGCTTGATGAGCAGGAAAGAGAGTTAAATAGTGATGATATTGTAATTTCGGATGGAGTGAAAGCCATAGCACTTGGTGGTGTAATGGGCGGAGAAAATTCACAAATTACTGAAAATACAAAAAATATCCTTCTGGAAGTGGCAAACTTTAACTCGCAAAATGTGAGAAAAACGTCAAGAAGATTGACTTTATCAAGCGATTCTTCATACAGATTTGAAAGAAGAGTGGACGAGGAAAATGCGATTAATGTGATAAATAGACTTGCGAATTTGATTCAGGAAGTAGCAGGTGGAGAAATATTGGCTGGAGCTGTTGACAATTATCCTGTCCCTTATGAGAAAAAATCTGCTGAACTTAATTTTGAAAGACTGAACCGTTTCGTTGGGAAAGTAATTCCTCGTGAAACTGTTATTGGAATTTTAACTAGACTTGAAATCGAAGTTGTGGATAATGGAGAAACTTTGACATTAACTGCACCAAGTTACCGTGACGATTTGGAAAATGAGCAGGACTACTTTGAAGAAATTATCAGAATGTATGGTTTTGACAATATCGAAAACATTTTACCAAAACTGGATATTAGTGAACAGCCAGTTATTGACACAACAAAACTTTCTACGCAGGTAAAACTTATTGCATCAAATGCAGGACTTAAGGAAGTTATCAACTACAGCTTTGTTCCAAAAGATGCGATGGAAAAAATAAAATATACAGTTGCACAGGAAAAACTGATTGATGTGTTAAAACCAATTACAGAGGATTTTGTAACATTGCGTCCGACATTGCTTTACAGCCTTATCAAAAACGCAAAGGACAACATTAACAGAAATGTTTCAAATATCAGATTCTTTGAAGTGAGCAGAACTTTTGAAAAAGCCGAAGAATTGGCAAAAGAAGAAGTGAAATTGGGAATAATTCTGGCTGGAGAAAATGACAAGACATTGTGGAATCCAAAACCTGTTCCTTACGATTTTTACGATTTGAAGGGAATTGTAGAAGAAATCTTTACACAGCTTAAATTCAATAACTATATGATAAAACGTTCTGAGCAAAGCCAGTTCCATCCTGGACGTTCAGTTGATGTATTTGTTGGTCGTGAATTAATTGGAAGCTTTGGAGAAATTCATCCAGATGTGCTGGAAAACTTTGACTTAGGGAAAACATCAGTTCTAGTTGGAGAATTTAACATTGACTTGATTCAGAAATATATCGGTAAAAAGGCAAATTATCAAGGAATTGTAAAATATCCAGCTGTGCCAAGAGATTTTGCATTCGTTATGAAGGAAGAAATCCTAGTTGGAGATGTATTAAAAACAATCCAGAAAGTTGACAAGAAAATTGAAAAAGTGGAACTATTCGATATTTATCAAGGTGTAGGAGTACTGCCAGGAATGAAGAGTGTGGCAATCAGCGTAGTTCTAAGAGATAAGAGCAAAACACTGGAAGAAAAAGAAATTGTAGACATTTCCAATAAAATTGTGGCTAAGGTTGAGAAGGATTATGGTGCGGTTTTAAGACAATAG
- a CDS encoding YfcE family phosphodiesterase: MKVLICSDSHGRLDYFQQVMDLEQPEIVIFAGDHSTDAIDMSLVYRDVLFAIVKGNTDMDDYESRETAIFDLMGKKVLLTHGHLFSVKTTLEELEKKAHLEKAEICVFGHTHKEFMAEKNGVVFVNPGALQDKKYIIYYGGKKFEQKILK; this comes from the coding sequence ATGAAGGTATTGATTTGTTCTGACAGCCATGGGAGGCTTGATTATTTTCAGCAAGTGATGGATCTGGAGCAGCCGGAAATTGTAATTTTTGCGGGAGATCATAGCACGGATGCAATTGATATGTCGTTAGTCTATAGAGATGTACTTTTTGCTATTGTAAAAGGAAATACTGATATGGATGACTATGAGTCCAGGGAAACTGCAATATTTGATTTAATGGGGAAGAAGGTATTATTAACACATGGACACCTGTTCAGTGTAAAAACTACGCTTGAGGAGCTTGAAAAGAAGGCTCATCTGGAAAAAGCTGAAATCTGTGTTTTTGGACACACGCATAAAGAATTTATGGCAGAAAAAAACGGAGTAGTATTTGTGAATCCTGGAGCACTGCAGGATAAAAAGTACATTATCTATTATGGTGGTAAAAAGTTTGAACAAAAAATATTAAAATAA
- a CDS encoding PTS sugar transporter subunit IIA, with product MINLIVATHGKMSEETVNLTKMVLGESEQLEFVTFVPGEGPEDLIEKYNNIISKYDAEGTLFLVDLFGGSPYNAACRVVAETKNTDVITGVNVPMLLEVLDAREETSDVSELVQVAKNSGINGIKIFSELFSAEVVDDDDDSDELDL from the coding sequence ATGATTAACTTAATTGTTGCAACACATGGAAAAATGTCAGAAGAAACCGTTAATCTGACAAAAATGGTTCTAGGAGAAAGCGAACAGCTTGAGTTTGTAACATTTGTGCCAGGCGAAGGTCCTGAAGATCTGATTGAAAAATATAACAATATTATTTCAAAATACGATGCGGAAGGAACATTGTTTTTAGTGGATTTATTTGGTGGAAGTCCTTATAATGCAGCCTGCAGAGTTGTTGCCGAAACGAAGAACACCGATGTAATAACAGGTGTTAATGTTCCAATGCTATTGGAAGTTTTAGATGCAAGAGAAGAAACAAGCGATGTTTCTGAATTAGTTCAAGTGGCAAAAAATTCAGGAATCAATGGAATTAAAATTTTTAGTGAATTATTTAGCGCAGAGGTTGTCGATGACGATGATGATTCAGATGAACTGGATTTATAA
- the mnmE gene encoding tRNA uridine-5-carboxymethylaminomethyl(34) synthesis GTPase MnmE: MLFDTIAAISTPKGEGGIAIIRISGDKSFEILDKIFIKKNPNADLGFYKLNYGFIKDGEKIVDEVMAVRLKAPKSYTCEDIVEINCHGGTLVSEKVLELVLRNGARHAESGEFTKRAFMNGRIDLSQAEAVMDIIQGKTEKSVSLSLDQLRGDLRDKVNEFKKALLDITAHVNVVLDYPEEGIDDPLPVELRDNLEKVYEEANRLIDSYDTGKKIKEGIKTVIVGKPNVGKSTLLNALLHEERAIVTHIAGTTRDVIEEIINIKGIPLVLVDTAGIRKTDDIVENIGVEKSKQFIEKADLVLLVLDASKELENEDIEVINQIKENKKKVIVLLNKIDLNKKINLEGYNLENIVEISAKDNIGIEDMQEKIYSYIVEEDVENSSEKLIITNIRHKTALEKTKDAIRNIFETIDMGLPMDLISVDLKEALDSLSEITGEISSEDILDHVFGNFCVGK; the protein is encoded by the coding sequence ATGTTGTTTGATACAATTGCGGCGATTTCCACTCCGAAAGGTGAAGGCGGGATTGCCATAATAAGAATATCCGGCGATAAATCATTTGAAATACTGGACAAAATATTTATTAAAAAAAACCCAAATGCTGATTTGGGTTTTTATAAATTAAATTACGGATTTATCAAGGATGGAGAAAAAATAGTGGATGAAGTTATGGCTGTAAGGCTAAAAGCCCCAAAAAGCTATACTTGTGAAGATATTGTGGAAATAAATTGCCACGGTGGAACACTTGTTTCGGAAAAAGTACTTGAACTTGTGCTAAGAAATGGAGCAAGACATGCTGAAAGCGGGGAATTTACAAAGCGAGCATTTATGAATGGACGTATAGACTTGTCACAGGCTGAGGCGGTTATGGATATTATTCAGGGAAAAACAGAAAAGAGCGTATCACTGTCGCTTGATCAGTTAAGAGGGGACTTGCGTGACAAAGTAAATGAATTTAAGAAGGCTTTGCTAGATATTACGGCACATGTGAATGTGGTGCTGGACTATCCTGAAGAAGGGATTGATGATCCGTTGCCGGTAGAACTTAGAGATAATCTGGAAAAAGTATATGAAGAAGCAAATCGGTTAATTGACTCGTATGACACAGGAAAAAAAATAAAAGAGGGGATAAAGACAGTTATTGTCGGAAAACCAAATGTTGGGAAATCTACATTGCTAAATGCCCTGCTTCATGAGGAGCGTGCCATTGTAACGCATATTGCTGGGACTACGAGGGATGTTATTGAGGAAATAATCAATATAAAAGGAATTCCCTTAGTTCTGGTGGATACAGCAGGAATTAGAAAAACTGACGACATTGTGGAAAATATTGGTGTAGAAAAGTCTAAGCAGTTTATTGAAAAGGCTGATTTGGTGCTTCTTGTACTGGATGCTTCAAAGGAGCTGGAAAATGAGGATATAGAAGTTATAAATCAGATAAAAGAAAATAAAAAGAAAGTTATAGTATTATTGAATAAGATTGATTTAAATAAAAAAATTAATCTTGAAGGGTATAACTTGGAAAATATTGTTGAAATTTCGGCAAAAGACAATATTGGAATTGAAGATATGCAGGAAAAAATCTATTCATACATTGTGGAAGAAGATGTGGAAAACTCATCAGAAAAACTAATAATTACAAATATTCGGCATAAAACAGCACTTGAAAAAACAAAAGACGCAATAAGAAATATTTTTGAAACAATAGATATGGGACTTCCAATGGACTTAATTTCCGTGGATTTAAAGGAAGCGTTAGATTCACTTTCAGAAATTACAGGAGAAATATCGTCTGAGGATATTTTAGATCATGTATTTGGGAATTTTTGTGTTGGGAAATAG
- a CDS encoding YwqG family protein, whose protein sequence is MENELEIKIDDEFAKKVYDEIWAEYEKTAQTKTFAKITLTENELKITDSKVMGLSYVPIGKKIPETSDGNEMFLVAQINCENLRGLKDFPKKGILQFFVANDSLMGLDLGQTVQNGFRVIYHEEIGKFYNTEKLKDIYNPQKFEEYGVTEDNQSYKMNFELQTEKERFEDFFEDIFDEICEEKSLDPAQELKLYEKLQDLIDYSDDYHSQCEGFPYFTQEDPRKYEEKYQKYDTLLFQLDSEHDKTKGKWKVCIGDAGVINFFINRENLKNKDFSEILYNWDCS, encoded by the coding sequence ATGGAAAATGAATTAGAAATAAAAATTGATGATGAATTTGCAAAAAAAGTTTATGATGAAATTTGGGCTGAATATGAAAAAACTGCACAAACAAAGACTTTTGCAAAAATTACATTGACGGAAAATGAACTAAAAATAACAGATAGTAAAGTTATGGGATTATCCTATGTTCCGATAGGAAAAAAAATTCCAGAAACGTCCGATGGAAATGAAATGTTTTTGGTTGCACAGATTAATTGTGAAAATTTGAGAGGATTGAAGGATTTTCCCAAAAAAGGAATTTTACAATTTTTTGTAGCTAACGATAGTCTTATGGGGCTTGATTTGGGGCAAACTGTTCAAAATGGATTTAGAGTGATTTATCATGAAGAAATTGGGAAATTTTACAATACAGAAAAGTTAAAAGATATTTATAATCCACAAAAATTTGAAGAATATGGTGTTACAGAAGATAATCAAAGTTATAAAATGAATTTTGAATTACAAACCGAAAAAGAAAGATTTGAAGATTTTTTTGAAGATATATTTGACGAAATTTGCGAGGAGAAAAGTTTAGACCCAGCACAAGAATTGAAACTTTATGAAAAGTTGCAGGACTTAATAGATTATTCAGATGATTATCATTCACAATGTGAAGGTTTTCCATATTTTACACAGGAAGATCCAAGAAAATATGAGGAAAAATACCAAAAATATGATACATTACTGTTTCAGCTTGACAGTGAACATGATAAAACCAAAGGAAAATGGAAAGTTTGTATCGGAGATGCTGGTGTAATAAACTTTTTTATAAATCGTGAAAATTTGAAAAATAAAGATTTTTCAGAAATTCTTTATAATTGGGATTGCAGTTAA
- a CDS encoding type II toxin-antitoxin system RelE family toxin, producing the protein MKEYIKIGQKSQKQIKTYIKEIIEKLENPRSQGKALQGKYKGKWRYRVENYRILAIIIDEKITIYIFDIGHRKEIYK; encoded by the coding sequence ATTAAAGAGTATATTAAAATTGGACAAAAATCCCAAAAACAAATAAAAACTTATATCAAGGAAATAATTGAAAAACTTGAAAATCCACGTAGTCAGGGAAAAGCGCTACAAGGTAAATATAAGGGAAAATGGCGATATAGAGTTGAAAATTACAGAATTTTAGCTATAATCATTGATGAAAAAATAACAATTTATATTTTTGATATTGGGCATAGGAAAGAGATTTATAAATAA
- a CDS encoding PTS mannose/fructose/sorbose transporter subunit IIC → MNIVQLILLALVAAITGMGSVLDERQTHRPLVACTLVGFVLGDIKTGVMLGGSLEMLALGWMNVGAAMAPDAALASVISAILVIVGKRSIQEGIAIAVPIAAAGQVLTIFVRTITVFFQHKADEYAEQANFRGIEMCHFAGLALQALRVAIPAVLVGMIAGTSIVEKALNSIPKEITGGLQVAGGFIVVVGYAMVINMMEAKALMPFFFLGFVVAAFVKDINLVGLGIIGLCVAIIYIQLNPKYHQVAVPSGDGNAGIIEEADDELEGL, encoded by the coding sequence ATGAATATTGTTCAGTTAATTTTGTTGGCACTTGTAGCAGCAATAACTGGTATGGGAAGTGTGCTTGATGAAAGACAGACTCACCGTCCGTTAGTAGCATGTACTTTAGTGGGATTTGTATTGGGAGATATAAAAACGGGGGTTATGTTAGGTGGTTCACTTGAAATGCTGGCACTTGGATGGATGAATGTTGGAGCAGCAATGGCTCCAGATGCGGCATTAGCCAGTGTAATTTCAGCAATACTGGTAATTGTAGGAAAACGGTCAATCCAAGAAGGAATTGCAATTGCAGTACCAATTGCAGCGGCAGGACAAGTCCTTACAATTTTTGTTAGAACTATAACAGTATTCTTCCAGCATAAAGCAGATGAATATGCAGAACAGGCTAATTTTAGAGGGATTGAGATGTGTCACTTTGCAGGATTGGCTTTACAGGCATTAAGAGTGGCAATTCCGGCTGTGTTAGTTGGTATGATTGCAGGAACAAGTATAGTGGAAAAAGCTTTAAATTCAATTCCAAAAGAAATAACAGGAGGACTTCAAGTTGCTGGAGGATTTATAGTAGTAGTTGGGTATGCAATGGTGATAAATATGATGGAAGCAAAAGCATTGATGCCATTCTTCTTCCTGGGATTTGTAGTAGCGGCGTTTGTAAAAGATATTAATTTGGTCGGATTGGGAATAATAGGATTGTGCGTAGCAATAATTTATATTCAATTGAATCCTAAATATCATCAAGTTGCTGTACCAAGTGGCGACGGAAATGCTGGTATTATAGAAGAAGCTGATGATGAACTGGAAGGACTATAG
- the pheS gene encoding phenylalanine--tRNA ligase subunit alpha, with product MLDKLAHLKEEVLAKLKEVENLEELNDLRVKILGKKGEFTAVMKGMADIAAEKRAEFGKVTNEIKNVLQNRFEEVNTDLKEIAKQQRLKNETIDVTLPGRKANVGSLHPLTKTVMEIKDIVSTMGFDIVDGPEVEYVKYNFDALNIPKTHPSREISDTFYIEEENVVLRTQTSGMQIRYMEDRKPPFRMISIGKVYRPDYDVSHTPMFHQMEGLMVGEDVSFANFKAILENIVKKIFGEDRRVRFRPHFFPFTEPSAEMDVECGVCKGAGCRVCKGTGWLEILGSGMVNPKVLEGVGIDPKKYQGFAFGLGLERITMLKYGIDDLRAFFENDERFLNQF from the coding sequence ATGTTAGACAAATTGGCACACTTGAAAGAAGAAGTGTTAGCAAAACTTAAAGAGGTGGAAAATCTTGAGGAGCTGAATGACCTGAGAGTTAAAATATTGGGGAAAAAAGGGGAATTTACAGCTGTTATGAAGGGAATGGCTGATATTGCGGCTGAAAAAAGAGCTGAATTTGGGAAAGTTACGAATGAAATAAAAAATGTATTGCAAAATAGATTTGAAGAAGTAAATACTGACTTGAAGGAAATTGCAAAACAGCAAAGACTGAAAAATGAAACTATAGATGTGACTTTACCAGGGAGAAAGGCTAACGTGGGTTCGCTTCATCCGCTTACAAAGACGGTTATGGAAATAAAGGATATCGTTTCTACAATGGGATTTGACATTGTGGATGGACCAGAAGTGGAATATGTGAAATACAATTTTGATGCATTAAACATTCCAAAAACACATCCTTCACGTGAAATTTCAGATACATTTTACATCGAAGAAGAAAATGTTGTGCTAAGAACACAAACTTCTGGTATGCAAATTAGATATATGGAAGATAGAAAACCTCCATTTAGAATGATTTCGATTGGAAAAGTTTACCGTCCAGATTATGATGTGTCGCATACGCCAATGTTCCATCAGATGGAAGGGCTTATGGTAGGAGAAGATGTTTCTTTTGCTAATTTTAAGGCGATTTTGGAAAATATCGTGAAAAAAATATTTGGAGAAGACAGAAGGGTAAGATTCCGTCCACATTTTTTTCCATTTACAGAGCCATCAGCTGAAATGGATGTAGAATGTGGAGTTTGTAAAGGAGCTGGATGTAGAGTTTGTAAAGGGACTGGGTGGCTTGAAATTTTAGGAAGTGGAATGGTAAATCCGAAAGTTCTGGAAGGTGTTGGAATCGATCCGAAAAAATATCAAGGTTTTGCATTTGGGCTAGGGCTTGAAAGAATTACAATGCTTAAATATGGAATTGATGATTTGAGGGCGTTTTTTGAAAATGATGAGAGGTTTTTAAATCAATTTTAA